The Vitis vinifera cultivar Pinot Noir 40024 chromosome 18, ASM3070453v1 region CTCATTTCCTACATTCTGATAACTTATCCAATGTGGCATTCTAGGAATTACAATACTAATTCCCTTGCCAAAAAAGCCAGATTGACCAAATTGTATGTCATGCCAACCACCCCTACACTCAACATCctgcacaaaaaaaaatgtagcaTGTAAATCCCGTGCCTATATAAAAGGGTTGTTGTGCAATGAAAATCATACCTGAATTTCTGATTTAAAGCAATTGAATAGGAAACCCCATAGCCACCTCTGCCATGACAATGATTTGAAGCTATCATGGCCATCTAAAAATCGTACACTCGATGGAAGCTTTAGACTTCCTTGAAGCTGCTTGCAGTGACCCAACCATAGGAATTTCAGCTTAGAAAGATGGTGGATGCTAGCAGGCATTTTATGGATATTAGTTCCACTGAGATCTAATGCTTGCAATGATGATAGACGATAAATATCATCGGGGATTCCTTCTTTCATTAGATAGCAGTTACTTAGATCTAATTCTTTCAACGATGATAGATGAAAAATATGATCCAGGGCCCCTTCCATTACTTCGCAATCACTGAGACTGAGTTCCTCCAATAAGGACAAGAACTCATGGCTGCGGATTACTCTTGGAGTTATACAAGAGCCATTTAGATGTAATACTCTCAAGGAGGATAAACCTGACAAAGTAGGCAATTCACAATTAAGCCAACCTAAATAAAGCTCCTCTAAGCATTGCAGGCTCTCTAGGCTCTCCATCAACCTGTGGAGTTTTGAACATGCATTGACATTTAGAAACTTAAGAAATCTCAAACTACAAATGTTCTCAGGAAGAATCACAAGATTTTTGCAATGTGctaaattcaaatattcaagCCCTTCCAAATGTTCAATTGATGATGATGGTAGCTTCTCTATTGCTGTTCCATATAAATCAAGctttttgagatttttcatTGTGTACTTGATCTCTGGGAAATACTCTAGTTTTGAACAATCATGGCAAGAGAGAGTCTGAAGGTGTTGCAACCTATCAATGTCCATTGGAAGACGCTTAAGGCTTATGCACCCTACCCAATTCAAGGAGGAAAAAAAGCTAGTTAATAAGTAGCTAGTCttataattgattaataaatctTAAGTAAATGTACAACCTTCAAGGGTTAGTATCTCCAAATTTGGCATCATTGAGAAGCTTGGGAACTCCATGAGACGTTGTGAATGATTAAGATTGATGACCTTTAACTTTTTAAGAACCTGTAAGAAAAGAATatgaatttaataaataaatgtctATCAACTTTAAAGTTAATCCAAAGAAAAAGCatgatattaaataattaataataccTTATTTCCTTCCCAAAGTTGTTTTATGTTGCTACACCGCAAGTTGAGCTCAACAAGATTCTTCGGATGAAAATTTGGTGGCAAGTATTTTAAAGAATATCCATCCCAATGGAGATACCTTAACTCAAAAGAAGGCAATTTCAAGTCTTCAGGAAGGGCCACTTGAGGAAAATGCACATCTCCATCAATTTCCTTAATATGATCATATTTAGCATCTTGATGAATTTTGAGCAATCTAAGTTTATTCATCTTTGTGAAGGTTTCAGTTGTAAATTGAATTTCTTGTTGTGCAGACATATCCATGAATAATCCTTCAATTGCCTTTGTCCCCTAAAAAATAAGAGCTAAGAATAAGCAAATAATAAAGTGTATCAAACTTTACCAAAATTATATAATAGTTtcttagaaaaaagaaaaaaaaaaaaaggtgacatAATATAATTCAAGCATGTAGCTCTTACCGCATTTCTAGTTAATACACTAGAGACATCATCAAGATCCCATAACCTGCTCTGTTCCCCGGGCTCGTTTTGACACTTTTCGCGAACAACTTCCCAACCCATTTGTTGTATTAAGTCATGCATATATATCTTGTTGTCTAAAATGGTTATAAGACATCTTTCACAAAGATTACTTATTTCACCTTCAGCATCATCCAATATTCTTGAAACAAAATCTctatcttttcctttaaaaaaacaagcaaTGTCAAGGAATATTTCCCCTTCTACACGACTTAATCCATCAAAACTTGTTCTAAGTACATTATAAATTTCCCTGTTAGGTTCTTTTTCCAATTTACGCAATTCACTTTCCCATTCGCGTATTCCTCTCTTGCTAGATAAGGTAGAACCCAAAACTGCAAGTGCTAGGGGAAGGCCTTGGGCATACTTTACTGCATTCTCACaaagatttttataattttctcttgGAACATTTTGTTTAAAGGCATATAAACTAAAAAGCTTGATGGCTTCTTCATCATTTAACTTTCTAGGCTCATATGATTTATTTGCTCCGTCTATAGCTACCAAATCTTTATGCCTAGTTGTTATGATAATTCTACTTCCTGAACCAAACCATTCACATTCTCCAGCTAAGTAGTCTAATTGCCTTCGCCCATCCACATCATCAAGAATAACAAGAACTCTTTTCAACCGAAGCTTGTCCCTTATCTCATGGGTTGCTCCATAAATGctactacttttttttttatatgttccTGCTAAGGTATCATCAAGAAGTTGATTTTGTAATCTAAGCAGACCAGCATTATCTTTGGACTGCTCTCGAACATCTGCAAGAAAGCTACTACCCTCAAATTTACATGAAATTTCATTGTAAATTGCTTTGGCAATGGTAGTCTTGCCAATTCCaccaattccataaattccaatTATACAAACATCATTCAACTCAATATTTATTAATGCTTTGAGTTGTTCCAAATGATAATCCATTCCAACAATGTTCTTGCCAACATATAAATGTGTAGGTCCcaatttttgaaggattttcTCAATGATTTGTCCAATAACCTCTGACTCATACCTGTCAATTATAATGTATAATAAAACTCGTTATTCCAAAATTAGATAGTTACGTTCACTAACAATATTAATCTTAATTATAGAAAACTAGCATTCCTcgcaaagaaaaatgaatgaataaactTTCATTATGGAAAGaatagagttaaaaaaaaaaaaaaaaagtaaatatagctaataaaactattttaaaattttgatggaAGGAGCCCTATTACTAGATCTTATTTGATATAATGTTGATGAATGATTAATGACAAAATATCTTAATTATTCTAGAATgatataatatgaaaatataattattcaAATGGGTTTGATAGTGAATCAATTATATTTAGGTATAATTAGTGATTGGAGTTGGACTAGAGCCTTATTTGTTTAAGActtaagatatttttagagtttataaaatttttaagacatataattttatttttaaaggaagaagtgattttttttttaataaacttttatggaaaaagtttattttctcttttccttttttgaccTTTAACCTTTTTTATGCAATTTAACCCAATTCccacacaaaaaaaaaccaaattcatttttaaaatgattttcaaattttgactttaaaataaatcaaagtatcCCAATTTATGCAATGTGAATTATTAGTAAATTTACCagaaattagaaaaattgtCATAAGAAAAACTTAGAATATGATAAAGACAAACccttttttgtccttttttttttaaatggcaATAAACTTGAATTAGATTTAAATCAAACTTAGGTCTATTCAATTTTCAGATTAAAGAGGAATGCTATCTAAGTCCTATTAATGGATCAATAACAAATAACAGATATGATGTTCCATCAGTGTTTATGAGtccattttcaaagaaatatacaaagaagaaaaagaaaaaaattattggtggAAATGTCCTAGCATAGAATCTCTTAACAAGCATGATGATATAAAAAAAGTGCTAGTGTCACTCTATTTTGATAACTACCGAAAACAAACTCTCAAATCATATGAGCCCATTCATTGTGTTTTAGGTTCTTAAGCTAGCATATTagtttttatcataaatttctgcaataaaaataatacttttcttttaaatttctgtataatataaatttctgctatatatatataattatattatacagATTTGTTCcttttcaaataatttggaGTTTAGGGGCTAAGTAACCTCAACAAGACAAATTTGTTGCTCCCTTGTAAGGTGATGAAAATGCATTACTTAGATCATGAAAACTATTCCAAAGTCACTAAGTATTTtattcacaaataaataaataaataaaaatgttattctaatatatttataagtctttttgataaattttcctTTTGACTTATACATGCCAATTCGACTTTTAACTAATTCAGagataactttgaattattttagCAGCAATGTTATTCGAATGCATTTGAGGTTATTAAAGTTTATGGAATTAGTACAATATAAATTCTAGGCATGTGTTGtggagaaaatgcaagaaaactAAGTTAGAATTCAAATTTTGTAGGAAATGTTCAAACACCTTAAATGGAGCGTTCAAACATTCAATTGGGTGTTCAAACATCCCCCTAGGATtcaaatccaaatttaaaatgCTCCCTTTAGGTATTCAAATGTTGGTTGTAAATTTTTCACAATTTTGATTTGACTTTACATTTTTAGTGACAATTTTGTGAACTTAAAAGcttaattgttttccaaaactAGCCCTTGGTTTTCTTCAAGTATAAAAAGGATTATTTTGTGAAAGTTGAGTAACCTTAGAAAATATAACCATTCTTAGAGCTTACCTTCATCTTTcaagtttttcaagatttttcttcaaagaaaTATTCAGTTATAGCAAAGATTAGAGACTTGCATAAGGAAACTTCGATAAGGGCTTTGAGGGATCTACTAAGGAGCATGAGAAAGTAGTGTGTTAGGAACATGAAAAAAGAGGGTAGTTGTTAGCTAGTGGTACAAGACCATAGAGAATAGGTGCATTCAATAAGGTAAAATTGTGTatcaatttcttaaaattagtaGATTATTTAACAATCAAGAAACCATCGAGAGTTTTTATATCCAATAGGTCGTTAGGTGGTTTTTCCATATTATATTCTGTGTTTATTGTCCAATATCAAATTGTTATATCATGTCcataaaatttctcaattttaatatttgaaattattattaatcaacATGTCTAaacataattataaaattaaaacaaacataTATATCCAAATATAAACATGATGTATCACTTTAAATAGTAATTTATTAAAAGCAAATCAAGGTTAAGTCAAGTTTGTCAAAATAGTATATaatcaaatgaaaattgaaaacaaccaaaataatcattaaatttggtcaaaaaaagaatttatagaaaaataatttgagcaagaaaaataataaacacaattttaagttaaaaatacaaaccgctaaaatatttcattgaaaattttggataatCTTATTATTAACATTTTCAATCCAAAAGGTCtataatatctttttattaaaaaagtttcAATAATGTCACAAAGTAATATCAAATCCGAGATACCTCCTacagaaaaagaaagtaaacttatatttaaaaaaatggtaaaatttaagtaattttacTAAGATCAAAATCTTATATATGAAGAGGCAAAATGCTTGTTAtctcacaaaaaataaataaattctaaaataaaagtgAAGGGCTGCATAGTTACTGGTTTTCCACGTGCCATCCAGATATATTGGCTGCTTTCGTCAAGGCAGTCCTCCACTTTTCTACCATCTCCTTCTTCTTTTGATCTGCATCTTTTTCATGGAAGGTGAATGCATAATCAAAGCTTCCCGATTGATTTCGTACATCTGATGGAGGCACATGATAGAAAATTGGTACAACCATTGATTCTTTTTGGGTCACACAGTCAATGATCTTTAGAAGTTCATTCAAACACCATCTGGAGTAGGCATAATTctttgagaaaataataatgaaaatccTTGATTCTTCTATAGCTCTTGAGAGATCAGCCGCAATATCTCCTCCTTTCTCAAGCTCTTCATCATCTCTAAACGTATGAATTCCACGTGTAACCAAACTGGTATAGAGATGATCAGTGAAATTCTTACGAGTGTCATCCCCTCTAAAACTCAAGAACACATCATAACTACGAGGATTAGAAGAAGTAGAAGAGGCTCTATGGGTGCTGGTCGAAGCCATTTTGGAGTGCTTTTACCAAAGTTACGAAAGAGTTGGGGGAAAAAAAGGGAAGGGTCTTCGGATGCTCACGGCTACTAGCTCCTGGCCTCTTCATTATGGACAAGCTGGGGGGAGGAGCAGCTGAAAAGCTTCATCTGCAaacattataagaaaaaaaacacacacatatAAGGCCtctttgataaattttcatTGCATCCTGTGTATGAAATCAAGTGGCAGGAGGTGACAAATCGAAGAGAAACTCACACATATTCTTTACCTTTTGGGAGATAAACAGCTCTGGTTCAGTGGAAGATGGTGAGGGGGCTCAGGTGGCTGCCGATGAACTAGGTTTTGAGTGGAATAAGCAAACAACTAGCTGTAGTTGGATCAGTGGGTGAaaaattcaaggaaagaggTTAAGGTGAGGGGAGATCCAAATTAAGGAGAGGCACGATGAAATCAAATGGCCGGAGGAGACAAATCCAAGAGAAACTCACACATGTTCTTTACCTTTTGGGAGATAAAAACGACTCTGGTTCAATGAAGATGGTGAGGGAGCTCAGGTGCTGCCGATGAACTGGGTTTTGAGTGGAATAGGCAACAACTAGCTGTATTTGGATCAGTGGGTGAaaaattcaaggaaagaggTTAAGGTGAGGGAAGATCCAGGCACGAGGGTATGGAGGATAGACGAAAGGATGCAGTGATGAACTGTTGAAGATAAGGCAGGAGCGTCATCTCTGACTATGAGCTGCCAGCGGCTGCTAGTCTTGTGGGTCCCCAAACGTCCCCtcatctttctcttttcttttttctttttagtttttctttctttttttttctcaaagagAAAGGGTCAAATCCAAAGTACAGTTTGAGCTCTCATGTATGAGCCAGTAATCATCGTCTCAAGGATGAAGAATAGGCATGATAAGGTCAGACCCAGATGAAACAGAGCATTCCAAGAAATAATAACCTCCTGCATTTCACCAAAAGTAAAGTATATGTCAAAATTCATGCTCCTTATCATTTTAACTCACTCAAGTTTCATCCTTgaagaaaggataaaaaataaaataaaattaaattaaattaaattcagctatcttaaaaaatgttttatcctGTTTTGGgtatttacttttttaaataagaaaaattaagatgACATTTTTTAATAGATAGTTATAACTATTGATAAAGAAATtcaatgattttatatattcaaGGTAAATTAGTCTTCGATCTACATCGCATAAAAAAAGTATTAACTCAAATCCTAcgtctaaaaaaatatttgttaatatttttattttgtacaaacaaatattcttaatatataaatttgtattcAATAGGCAAAAAAAAGTATCccataataattattaattacaaagagaataattttttatcaaccaattgcaattaaaaagtaaacaaaattgaaaaattgaaattttaaacatGCTTTTAACATTTCCATAGTTGCAGTTGATTGACAAAATTATCCTTCTTTTTAATTGATATGACAATGAAAACAACATCTCTAAGAATTGATAAGGTAGGAAATGAATTTCCGTTTTAGTGTACTCAGTCTTATAAACTATGCTAGACCTAAATTTACATGTCATGAATGTAATAGGATTATACCTTTTATAATTTACATCCGATTGGTATCATTCAATTAACACTTTTCTATGAATGAGGAATAATGACAATATTTGTTTTAATGAGAAACATTAGTATTGTAGCATTAGCAATTACACTTAAAATTGCATTTTAAGTTTTCCCCATaagaaacattaaaaaaaattaacaaatgaaattgaagatTCGATATATGAAAGTGACATAGACCTAAAACATTTCTTATGAAAGGCTTTTGAAGTGGCCACGGTATATCACTAGAAGAATTTAATTGCATGAGAATGACACTTTGTACTATAGAGATATGAGGAAAAATAGGAAACACTCGATAGAGTGAGAGGGCTCGTTGTTCCAAGTTTAGATACACAGAATGGGAAAATATGGAATGTTTTGAGGCCCAATAATCACatttaatttctattatttGTAATATTCTTTATGATAGTGAAATGATTCTATCTCATTCGTGGATGTAAATATGGTTGACTTAATCATGTTATAACCTTGTGTACTTTTGTGtggattgttttatttttatgttcaagtgtgaattgttttatttttatgttcttgaactaacattatTTGCATTAAAGCTTCCGTTGATACAATAAACTGGTATCAAAGCTTAAGTTGATGATTTCTAGAAGAGCTAAAAAGAACAAAGCACACAagaggataaaataaaataaaaataaaaaataaaaagttgaagATGGAGTTGTACTAAAGGAAAACGAATCATTCTGGTATACAGTATAATTGTGATTTGGAAGGTATAAATGGCAAGGAATCCGAACTGTGCCAATGTAAATATCAAAGCAATCAATAGTTTcttagaatagtttttttttttctatgtataAAACCCTTGTAACACTAAAAGTATACGTACAgagaaatacaaagaaaactTCTATATTGTTCTccccattatttttatttctcccGTCACCattttacatggtatcagagccacaaTCTTGGTGACTCTTGAAAACTAAGCTTGCTCCGCTACGAACACAACACAATGGAAGAAACAAAGATCGTAGAAACAATGATTGATGTTTCGGATCCTCTTGTTTTACATCACTCTGACCATCCAAGAATTGTTTGTCTCCAAACTCCTTGAAGGTTACAACTATAGGTAATGAAGTTGTGCCATGCGTATCAGTCTTAGtgcaaataataaaattggattCATCAATGGATCCATTAAGGCACCAACATCTATAAATCTAAAGTTTCCTATTTGGCGGCAATGCAATAACATGGTGTTGTCATGGATCCTCAACTCAATCCATCCCGACATAGCTAGTAGTGCTATTTACGCCAAGACAATTGCCAAAGTTTGAAAcgatctcaaaaaaaaaaaaattatcacaaGGAAATGACTCCAGAATTTATCAGATTCGACAAGAAATTATTGAACATAAGCATAAACAACAATttgtttatgtttattataCCAAGATAAAAATACTTTGGGATGAATTAGCCTAATACCATGATCCCTTGTCTTACACTTGTGGTGGACTGAAGGACCTTGCCaaatgagaagaaaatgaaaaagtcaTGCAGTTCTTTATGGGACTGAATGAATCCTATGCCACTGTTTGAGGatcaattttgatgatgagtCCTTTACTAGACACACTCAAAGCCCATGCCTTGGTGCTTTAACAAGAAAGGCAAGCTAATGCAGACCCCTAATGTGAGCCCAATACTGGCCATCATGCAATGTAACTGACTCATTTGCATTAGATGACATAAGTCGCCCAAACAAGTCGACCTTCCACGATGCAAGAAAATAGGACTTCAAGAAAACAACTCAAGTGCAACTATTGCAATCAATTTGACTACCTTGTtgattgttgttattatttacATGGGTTTCTAGTTGGTCACAAATTGCATGGCAAGAATGTGAAGCTAAAGAAACTAGATGTACACAACATTCACACTAATATAGTGGAACCAATCAAAGGACCAACTATAGGGGTAGTTGCATTTACCACTAAGGAATATGATCAACTCATGGCTTTGCTCGAAAAGAGAATGGTAATAATCAACTTTTTGCAAATACTACAAGTATAACCACATCCACTTGCAATAATGCTTAATATAGTTCACATTCAACTTTACATTGGATTGTGGATAGTAGTGTGACCGATCACATATCTAAGTCACCACTgtcaaaataaattgaatacTAATCATGATTTTGTGGAACTACCTGATGGTGGTCAAATTGAAGTCAAATCGATTAGGTCTATGGAGTTATCATCTGACTTGATTTTTGATGGGGTGTTGCATGTTCcaaaatttgaagttaatttgTTGTCAATTAGCAAGCTTACTCAAGCATTGAGATGTAATGAGACATTTTACCCTGATTTTTATGTGGTACAAGACGTGTCTACGAATAAGATGATTGGGCGGGGTAAGTAACATAATGGGTCATACTACCTTACATCCAACCAGAATTCTCACCTAGCTTATAGTGTCAATTGTACCTCTAAACTTTAGTATCAACGGCTAGGGCATCTGTCATCCGTATCACTTCAGATTTTATCCAAGACCCTTccagaaataattttttattctcaacaTGTTTGTGACATTTGTCCTTAAGCCAAACAAACACGTTTACTTTTTTCCCATAGTTCAATCTCATTTAATGCACTTTTTGATTTAATTCATTGCGATATTTAGGGACCTCACAAAGTGTAATCTCATTCTAGggcatggttttttttttttttaactatcatGGATGACTTCTCTCATTTTACTTGGATTCATCTCACAAGTTTTAAATCTAAAACACAattattgttgaaattatttttctcttaggTTAAAACTCAATTTCATCGTGATATCAATGTTATACGTACTGTAATGCAAATGAATTCACCTTtatgcatttttctttatttatagtCATGGCACTATTTTTCAACATTCTTGTACATAcacacctcaacaaaatggggttgtaaAGCGCAAACACCATCTCTTAAATGTGGGACGTGCCTTTCGCTTTCAAGAAAATTTGTCTATAGAGTTTTGGGAAGATAGTGTCTAGACAGTTTGCTATCTTATTAATCGTCCACCTATACCTTTGTTGTCTCATAGGTCACCATattatgatagcgcttaagtTGTGGTTCAGGTACGCACACTATCTTTTCTTTATGGTTATGTTTTGAGTTCTTGTTTGACATGCTAGAGTTAACCGAATTTTGAGATCGCCTTAACTTATCTAGGTATCCataatcaattgattaattgtcatTTTTTCTTAACTTGGCTAGTAGAGACCTCCTTAGCGCTTAGAGAGGTGCTACCTTTTTGAGGTACCTTTTCAATAGGTAACTTAATCCTCAGATCCAATTTCGTGCTTTTCGAcaacatgcttttccaaaattatggagtcacattttttagggttttctttcttgttttattttcccttttaaaaataaaattaaatgagtgGTGAATTcgattttttccaaaatactaatttttcaccaataaaaagcgagttttgCCAATCTAATggggacgcatgtgaaaaatgttgGTTCACACGTTATAACCTTGTGTACCTTTGTGtgaattgttttatctttgtgttattgaactaacattgtttgcattaaaACTTTTGTTGATACAACAAACTGGCATCAAAGGTAAAGTTGACAATTTCTAGAAGAGTTAAAGAGAACATGACACACAAGAGggtaaaaaggaaattttagtTGAAGGTGAAGTTGATTGTTCTTTAATTGAGATATGGTACAAAAAGGTGAATAAAGGGAGATGGAAAACTGATGCAATGGAATTTAATCCAAGATGTAGATTGTTCGATAATGCCTcaaaattcctaattagtatagattttttttttgtaaggatTATTGTATTGAATATTTCctaagttgatatattattttaatattagatttccttatagaataagtaaagttattaggaatatctctataaatatctTTGGCTATGAGGGAAAaggttatgagatggagatacacatataaatattatacGAGGAGGACAAAGATATGAGGAAAAATGGGAATCACTCGATAAAGCGAAGAAACTTGTGGTTTAGGGTGTGGATATAAGAAGTAGGAAAACACAAGATGTTTTAGAACCCAATAATTGCATATGTTTCTATCTTTTGTAATATTCTCTCTGTGATATATTGGAATGATTGTTTTTCATCCATGGATGTAGGTATGATTGGTCGAACCATGTTAAAACCTTGTGTACCTTTGTGttgattcttttatttttgtgttagAATGGAAGGCACCCATTGGAGCAAGATGACTCGTAGTTCATGGTGTAGATATAAGGAGTGAGGAAACATGAGATGTTTCAAGAACCTAATGGTTATATCTTATTTCTCTCATCTGTTATAGTTTTTATGGAATAATGGATGATTCTCTTTCATCTGTGGATATAGACATAGTTGGTCAAACCACGTTAAAACATTTTGTACATTtgtgtaaattattttatttttatgttcttaaattaacattgtttgcattaaaACTTCCACTAGCACAACTAATTGGTATCAAAACCCGACTTTAAGATTTCtagaagaaccaaaaaaaagCAAAACACATAAGCAaataacaaaaggaattttagtTGAAGGTGGAGTAGATTGTTCTCTTGTTAGGATGTGATACAAAAAAACGTGTGACCTAAAGCGATGAAGAATTGAGTTAATGGAATTAAATCCAAGGTAAATATTGTTTGAAAGTGCcttaaattcctaattagtatgtATTCGTTTTTGTAAGGattattgtatagaatatttcttaaGTTGGTTTGTTATTGTAATTTTAGATTTCCTGGTAGATTAAGGAAATTTATtaggaatatctctataaatatcaCCGGTTATGAGGAGAAAATgttatgatataaaataagCTTGTAAAAACTATACGTGATAGATAGAGATATGAGAAAAAATAGGAGGCATTGATAGAGCGAGAGGACTTGCCATTTAGGGTGTAGATACACAAAGTGGGGAAATATGAGATGTTTCAAAAATCCAGTAGTTGTATTTGATTTCTCTCCTCTATAAtatctctattgtatagtggaatgatTATCTCTCATTCATCAATGAAGGCATGGTTGATTAAACCATATAATAACCTCTATGCCTTTGTgtgaattgttttatatttgtgtTATTGAAATAACTTTCTTTGCATTAAAGCTTCCATTGGCACAATATAtctaatgataaaattttaaatattacaattGTTGCACAAAGAAAACTAGCAATCATTTTGAACCAATTTTAATATAGAAAATTCTATTATTAATTAGCTTAGTTTTTTagcttcaaattattttaaaaaccattgGCCTTGTTAATAAATTCCaaacattaagttttatttaatttggagttgatccgttttttaataagaaagttAAATGAAGTTAACAAACTTATTGAGGAAGCTATAAATTTTTGCTCAATAATCGAAGTAATACATCTATAAATATAAGGGTATTGCAcacttatttttctaatttttttcaaatattatttttttttcttaacaaaaagaataaaatttatgactttataaaaatatcaatgtCCATAGAACTCTTTGATATATActaaaatgttattatttttaaaataaaaaatgtatttatatatatctatgATATCAGTTTGGCACaataaactaatattaaaaCTTAGAATTTCTAAAGAGAACAGAGCGCACAAGAGGATGACAAAAGGCATTTTAATTGAAGGTGGAGTCGATTGTTCTCTCATCAAGATGTGATACAAAAAGGTGTATCAAAGGAGATGGAAGACCAATTCAATGGAATTTGATCCAAAGTGgaaattgttgaaaaatgtctcaaatttctaattagtataaatttctttttgtaaaaatattgtatagaatgtttcttaagtttatattttattgtaatatgaaatttccttatagaataaaaaaaaaagttatgtggaatacttttataaatattgtagGTAAAAGACATGTAGAG contains the following coding sequences:
- the LOC100255078 gene encoding disease resistance protein RPV1 isoform X2, translating into MASTSTHRASSTSSNPRSYDVFLSFRGDDTRKNFTDHLYTSLVTRGIHTFRDDEELEKGGDIAADLSRAIEESRIFIIIFSKNYAYSRWCLNELLKIIDCVTQKESMVVPIFYHVPPSDVRNQSGSFDYAFTFHEKDADQKKKEMVEKWRTALTKAANISGWHVENQYESEVIGQIIEKILQKLGPTHLYVGKNIVGMDYHLEQLKALINIELNDVCIIGIYGIGGIGKTTIAKAIYNEISCKFEGSSFLADVREQSKDNAGLLRLQNQLLDDTLAGTYKKKSSSIYGATHEIRDKLRLKRVLVILDDVDGRRQLDYLAGECEWFGSGSRIIITTRHKDLVAIDGANKSYEPRKLNDEEAIKLFSLYAFKQNVPRENYKNLCENAVKYAQGLPLALAVLGSTLSSKRGIREWESELRKLEKEPNREIYNVLRTSFDGLSRVEGEIFLDIACFFKGKDRDFVSRILDDAEGEISNLCERCLITILDNKIYMHDLIQQMGWEVVREKCQNEPGEQSRLWDLDDVSSVLTRNAGTKAIEGLFMDMSAQQEIQFTTETFTKMNKLRLLKIHQDAKYDHIKEIDGDVHFPQVALPEDLKLPSFELRYLHWDGYSLKYLPPNFHPKNLVELNLRCSNIKQLWEGNKVLKKLKVINLNHSQRLMEFPSFSMMPNLEILTLEGLSSLRVLHLNGSCITPRVIRSHEFLSLLEELSLSDCEVMEGALDHIFHLSSLKELDLSNCYLMKEGIPDDIYRLSSLQALDLSGTNIHKMPASIHHLSKLKFLWLGHCKQLQGSLKLPSSVRFLDGHDSFKSLSWQRWLWGFLFNCFKSEIQDVECRGGWHDIQFGQSGFFGKGISIVIPRMPHWISYQNVGNEIKIELPMDWYEDNDFLGFALCAVYVPLENTLGDVPTMSYRLSCHLSLCGDQFRDSLSFYSVCECYCRGESSNQVWMTCYPQIAIQEKHRSNKWRQFAASFVGYVTGSFKVIKCGVTLIYEQKSKLLGSVENVSVTCSECQTNGEHEEKLCLGETAINELLNIECLSGIQNLCLRNCKRLESLPSDIYKLKSLTTFSCSGCSKLQSFPEITEDMKILRELRLDGTSLKELPSSIQHLQGLKYLDLENCKNLLNIPDNICNLRSLETLIVSGCSKLNKLPKNLGSLTQLRLLCAARLDSMSCQLPSFSDLRFLKILNLDRSNLVHGAIRSDISILYSLEEVDLSYCNLAEGGIPSEICYLSSLQALYLKGNHFSSIPSGIGQLSKLKILDLSHCEMLQQIPELPSSLRVLDAHGCIRLESLSSPQSLLLSSLFKCFKSEIQELECRMVLSSLLLQGFFYHGVNIVISESSGILEGTWHQGSQVTMELPWNWYENNNFLGFALCSAYSSLDNESEDGDGDGYPCTFKCCLTFWASESGWQCELPLKSRCTCYNDGGVSDQVWVMYYPKGAFRMNPVSVKHGSLSASFHGYIHGRAVKVKKCAVQFLFSQGSSVQDAHVIKGCSDYTQGIIGTRP